Below is a window of Candidatus Methylomirabilota bacterium DNA.
GCGTGCCGCAAACGGTCAAGTACGCGCTCTCCTACCTCTTCGCCCAGTCCGAGTTCGGCCTGCTCTGCCCCGTCAACATGACGGACTCGACCGCGCGGATGCTGAAGCACTACGCGAGCGACGAGCTCAAGGCGGCCTGGATCCCGCGCCTGACCACGACCGACTTTCCCCAGCTCCTCCAGGGGACGCAGTGGATGACCGAGAAGACGGGCGGCTCCGACGTCGGCGCCGCGACCACGCTCGCGCGCAAAGGCGCCGACGGGCTCTGGCGGCTCTGGGGCGACAAGTGGTTCTGCTCCAATGCCAACGCGGATGTCGCGCTGACGCTGGCCCGGCCCGAGGGCGCGCCCAAAGGCACGCGGGGGCTCGGCATGTTCCTCGTCCCCAAGTACCTGCCCGACGGCACCAAGAACGGCTGGGTCATCAATCGGCTCAAGGACAAGTTCGGTTCTCGCTCGATGGCCTCGGGCGAGGTGACGTACCACGGCGCTGTGGCGTATGTCGTCGGTGACGTCGGCCGCGGCTTCAAGCAGATGATGGAGATGGTCAACCTTTCCCGGCTCTCCAACGCGATGCGCGCCGCGGGGATCATGAGGCGGGCGTTCCTGGAATCGGTTGTCCATGCGCAAGGCCGCGCGGCCTTCGGCGGGCCGCTCATCGCGCTGCCTCTGCTCCGCGCCAACCTGATGGAGATGCTGCTCGACGTCGAGGCCGCGGCCTCGGTCGTCTTCAACGCCGCGGCGGTGTTCGACCGCTGGGACGGCGGCTCCGCCGAGGACCGCAAGCTCTTCCGCATCTGGACGCCGATCGCCAAGTGCTGGACCACGGCGCGGGCGCGCGCGGTTGCGAGCGAGGCCATGAACGTGCGCGGCGGCAACGGCTACATCGAGGAGTGGGTGAACGCGCGGCTCGTGCGCGACAGCTACCTGGGCGCCATCTGGGAGGGTGCGACGCCGGTGGTGGCGCTCGACGTCCAGCGCGCCATCATGCGCGAGCAGTGCCACGAGGCCCTCTTCGCGTATATCGGCAGGCAGCTCCAGCACGTGACGGAGCCGGCGGCCAAGCCCTGGGTGGACGCGGTGGTCCAGGCGGTCGAGGCGCTCAAGCGGCGCATCGACGTGTGGGCCGCGCTGTCTCCCGAAGAACAGGAGCTCGAGGCCAAGCCCGTGGCCGACCTTCTCTACCACCTGCTGGCGGCGAGCCTGCTCCTCCACGAGGGCCAGACGCTTCGCGAGCGCTCGCAAGACTTCCACAAGCTTCTCGTGGGCGCGCTCTACGTCCAGCGCTGGCTTGCGGCCCGCGATCTCCACGCGCCGCCCTTCGCCGCGCGGGATCTCGGCTGGCTCGACGCGTTGATCGCCTGGACCCCCGTTCCCAAGACAGCGCTGAGCAGTCGGGCCTCTCACTAGGGCCCCGGCTTGTGTTCCGGCTGACAACCCCCCGTTCTGACAGGGGGAAAGGCGGTTCGGTCCCTCTTGGCCCTTGTGGTATCCTCACCCTCACATCGCGAGAGTGGCGGAACTGGCAGACGCGCTGGACTTAGGATCCAGAGGGTCATACCCGTGGGGGTTCGACTCCCCCCTCTCGCACCAGCCTTTTTCATCAGGAGCCTGAATGAAAGTCGCCGTCGAAGAGATCGGCGCGTGCAAGCGCCGCCTGCAGGTGGAAGAGGGACCGGAAGTCGTCCAGGACGCCTGGGAGAAGGCCTTCAAGCGTGTCCAGAAGGAGGCCCGGCTGCCCGGCTTCCGCAAGGGCAAGGTGCCGGCGGGCATGATCAAGCTGCACTTCGCCGATGACGTCCGCCAGGAGGTCGCCCGCCACCTGATCCCCGACGTCTATCGCCAGGCGCTCCAGGAGACCAAGCTCCGCCCCGTAGAAGAGCCCGACCTCAAGGAAGTGACGCTCGAGGAGGGCGCGCCGCTCAAGTTCGAGGCGATGGTGGAGATCAAGCCCGCCATCGCGCTCGGCCAGTACGCGGGGCTGACCGTCAAGCACGCGCCCAAGCCTTTCGAGGAGCGCGAAGTGGACGAGGCGCTCGAGCACCTGCGGGAGCAGCACGCCGAGTTCCGCACCGTGGAGCGTCCGGCCGATCTCCACGACCACGTGATCATGGATTACACGCTGACGCCCGAGGGCATGGACGCGCGGACGGAGACGGGCTACGGCTTTCTCATCGGCTCGGGCGCGGTCATGCCCGAGGTCGAGGAGGCCGTGATCGGGCTCACAGCGGGAGGTGAGCGGACTACCCACGTCCGCTTCCCCGACGACCACCGGAACGAGGCGCTTCGCGGCAAGGCGGGCGAGGCAAAGGTCAAGGTCACCGAGGTCAAGGAGAAGGTGCTCCCGGCCCTCGACGACGAGCTGGCCAAAACCGTGGGTCAGTTCGACACGCTGGACGCCCTCAAGGAGGGGGTGCGGAAGGGTCTTGAGGCACGGCGGTCCGCGGAGAACCGGCAGGTGCTCGAGGACGCCGTCACCGAGGCCGTGCTGGCGGGGCACCCTGTCGAGGTCCCAGAAGCACTCGTGCTGCGTCAGGTGGGCCATCTGATCGAGCACACGCGCGAGCGTGTCAGGCGCCAGGGCATGGACCCCGACAAGCTGCCCTGGGACTACGGCAAGCTGCTGGAAGAGCTCAAGCCGGGAGCCGAAAAAGCCGTGCGCCGGTCGCTCGTGCTCGAGGCCATCGCCGAGAAGGAGGGGCTCATCCCGACGGACGCCGACGTCGACGCCGAGGTTGAGAAGATCGCGGTCGCCAACAACCGGCCTGTCCCGGCCGTGAGGCGGATCATGCAGGATAGCGGCGACCTGGACGGGCTGCGACACTCGCTCCGCGAGACCCGGACGCTGGAGTTTCTCATCTCGAAGTCAACCGTGACGGTCTAGGGTACACTGGGCGCATGGCAACCAGGAGGCGTCCCATGGCGTTGGTTCCGATGGTGGTGGAGCAGACGCCCCGCGGCGAGCGGGCGTTCGACATCTTCTCGCGTCTGCTCAAGGAGCGGATCATCTTCCTGCCGACCTATATCGAGGACGAGATCGCGAACCTCGTGATCGCGCAGATGCTCTTCCTCGAGGCCGAGGACCCGGACAAGGACATCGCGCTGTACATCAATTCGCCGGGTGGCTCGGTGACGGCGGGCATGGCGATCTACGACACGATGCAGTACATCAAGCCCGACGTGAGCACGATCTGCATGGGGCAGGCGGCCTCGATGGGGGCGCTCCTGCTGGCGGCCGGCGCCAAGAACAAGCGCTTCGCCCTGCCGCACGCGCGGATCATGATCCACCAGCCGCTCGGGGGAGTCCAGGGGCAGGCGACGGATATCGACATCCAGGCCAGGGAGATCCTCCGGATGCGGGAGGAGTTGAACCGCATCCTGCTCCACCACACGGACCAGACCATGGAGAAGATCCAGCGGGATACGGACCGCGACTTCTTCATGACCGCGGAGCAGGCCAAGGAGTACAGGATCGTGGACGAGGTCATCTCCTCCAAGCCGACTCCGAGGCCGGTGGCCGACGCGCCGGCGATGGCGGGGAGATAGGCGGCTCGGGGAATGGCGGCTCGGGCGCGCGAGGGCGGAGGGACGCTGAAGTGCTCGTTCTGCGGCAAGAGCCAGAACGACGTGCGCAAGCTCATCGCGGGGCCCACGGTCTACATCTGCGACGAGTGCATCGAGCTCTGCAACGACATCATCGCGGAGGAGTGGGAGGAGGAGAAGAGTAAGGAGCTCCGCAGCCTCCCCAAGCCCGCCGAGATCAAGACCGTGCTCGACCAGTACGTGGTCGGGCAGGAGCGGGCGAAGAAGGTCCTCGCCGTCGCCGTCCACAACCACTACAAGCGCGTCGAGGCGGGCGGCGAAGCCGGCGACGTCGAGCTCCAGAAGGCGAACATCTTGCTGATCGGCCCGACCGGCTCCGGCAAGACGCTGCTCGCGCAAACCCTCGCCAAGATGCTCCACGTGCCCTTCACCATCGCCGACGCGACCACGCTGACCGAGGCGGGCTACGTCGGCGAGGATGTGGAGAACATCATCCTGCGACTGCTGCAGGCGGCGGACTACGACGTCGAGCGGGCCCAGCGGGGCATCGTGTACATCGACGAGATCGACAAGATCGCACGCAAGAGCGAGAACCCGTCCATCACCCGCGACGTCTCGGGCGAGGGTGTCCAGCAGGCGCTCCTGAAGATCCTCGAGGGCACGGTCGCCAACGTGCCGCCCCAGGGCGGGCGGAAGCACCCGCACCAGGAGTTCATCCAGGTCGACACGGCCAACGTGCTCTTCATCTGCGGTGGCGCATTCGTCGGGCTCGACAAGATGGTGGAGAACCGCGTGGGCAAGACCGGCATGGGCTTCGGCGCCGAGATCAAGAGCCGGGAGGACCGGCGGGTGGGCGATCTCCTGGCGATGGTGCAGCCGGAGGACATGCTCAAGTACGGCCTCATCCCCGAGTTCGTCGGGCGGCTGCCGGTCGTCGCGACGCTCCACGACCTGGACGAAGCGGCGCTCGTGCGGATCCTGAAGGAGCCCAAGAACGCCATCATCAAGCAGTACCAGAAGTACTTCGACCTCGAGAAGGTGCGGCTCAAGTTCACCGACGACGCCGTCGCCGCCGTGGCCCGCGAGGCCATGAAGCGTGGGACAGGCGCGCGCGGGCTCAGATCCGTGCTGGAGGAGGTCATGCTCGAGGTGATGTACGAGCTGCCGTCCCTCCCGGGGCTCAAGGAGTGCATCATCACGCGCGAGGCGATCGTGAGCCGCGAGCGGCCGATCCTCATCTCGGAGCCGAAAGAGCAGTCCGCCTGACGCTTCACCGCCCTGAGCTTCACCCCCGGAAGGCGTGCTTCATCCACACGTTGGCTTCCTCGTAGCGTCCGACATCGCGCCTGACGTCGATCTTCACCGGCTGGAACGCGCCCGCGACGACGTACGACCCGCTCTCGGGGAAGCGCAGTCCCGCCCACTCCTCCCATCGGGCGACCGTGTCGGTGATGACCATCGCTTTCGGAGCGACCCGCACGATCTCAGCGCCCATCCGCTGATGCACGCGGAGCCACGGGTCGAAGACGGCGCCGTCGGCGCGCGTCCATGTGACGTAGCGCTCCATGGGAGTGAGTGGGTAGAGCTGCTTGAGCGACGGGCGCAACGGCGCCACGAGGGTCTTCAAGCCGTGGCGCCGGGCGATCTCGCCCATGGCCTCGATCACCGGCCGGCTCACCCCACGGTCGCGGTGCGCGGGATCCACGATGGCCGCCAGTGCCGAGAGCGCCGTCGGCCGGCGGCCGTCCCGCTTCACCGCCACGCCCCGCTCCAGGATCTCCGGGATGTCCGGCGGGAGGTCAGCCATCGAGCCGTCGCAGATCAAGGGGATGGAGTTCCCAATTGCCACGAGCGCGCCGGCCTCATCCCAGAGCCCAAACTGGAAGTCGGCGAAGTCGGTGAAGATCCGGGGCCAGAGGGGGCCCGCGCCGTTGCCCTCGTGGACGAAGCGCGGCCAGGCCTGGCGGTGGAACTCGGGGAAGTGCTCCCTGAGCCCCGGCTCCTCGCTGAGGGTGCGAACCGTGAATTCCATGTCAGAATGATCCTCGAATGAGAGCCCGTCGTCCAGCGCCGCTTGTCGAGCCCACGTCATGACCCCCGGCACGCTCTACGTGGTCGCCACGCCCATTGGCAACCTCGAGGACATCACGCTCCGGGCCCTCCGCGTGCTGAAAGAGGTCGGCCTCGTCGCCTGCGAGGACACGCGCCGCACGCGGACGCTGCTGACCCACTTCGGCATCCACGTGCCCGTCACGAGCTACTTCGAGCACAACAAGCTCGCCAAGGGCCCGGCCATACTCAAGACGCTCCGCGAGGGAAAATCCGTGGCGCTGGTCACTGATGCGGGGACGCCGGGCATCTCGGATCCAGGCTTCCTCCTCGTCAGGGAAGCGCGCGAGGCCGGCATCCCCGTGGTCCCGGTGCCCGGCCCCTCGGCCGTGGTGACGGCGCTGTCGGCCGCCGGTATCCCCGCCGACAGCTTCGTCTTCGACGGCTTCCTGCCCGTCAAGCCGGGGAAGCGGATCCACAGGCTCGAGGCGCTTCGCGGGCTCGAGATGACGCTGGTCTGCTACGAGTCGCCCCACCGCATCCTCGCCGCGCTCGAGGCGATAGGCCAGGTATTCGGCCAGGCCGAGATCGTCGCGGCCCGCGAGCTGACCAAGCAGTTCGAGGAGATCATCCGCGGCACGCCGGAGGCGCTTCGGGAGCGCTTCGCCGCGGGCACGGTCAGGGGAGAATTCACGCTCGTCATCCCGTATACTAAGGGCTCATGTCCATCCCCAAAGCCCTGACCATTGCCGGCTCGGATTCTGGCGGCGGCGCGGGCATCCAGGCGGATCTCAAGACCTTCTCGGCCTACCGGGTCTTCGGCATGTCCGTCATCACCGCGGTGACGGCGCAGAATTCCGTGGGGGTCCAGGCCGTCGAGTATCTGCCGCCTGCGTTTGTCGCTCACCAACTCTCATCCGTCCTGGACGACTTCGGCGCCGACGCCGCCAAGTGCGGCATGCTCGGCACCGCCGCCATCGTCGAGGCGGTGGCGGCCGGGTTGCGCGCGCATCCGGTGGAGCGGCTCGTGGTCGACCCGGTCATGACCGCCAAGTCCGGCGACGCGCTGCTCGAGCCCGATGCCGTAGGCAAAGTGACGATCCGCCTCCTGCCCCTGGCCCTCGTGGTGACGCCTAACCTGCCGGAGGCTGAAGTGTTGGCCGGCATGCCGGTGTCGAGCCGGGCCGACATGGAGGAGGCCGCGCGCCGCATCCACAAGCTGGGGCCGCGCCACGTGCTGGTCAAGGGCGGCCACCTCAAGGGCGACGCGGTGGACCTCCTCTACAACGGCCGCGACTTCACGGCCTTCCAGGCCCCGCGCATTGAGTCCGACAACACGCACGGCACCGGCTGCACCTTCTCGGCCGCCATCGTGGCGGGCTTGGCTCAGGGGCGGCCGCTCGGCGAGGCCGTGCGCGACGCCAAGGCCTACGTGACGCGCGCCATCCGCGAGGGCTTCGCCCTCGGCCGCGGCGTGGGCGCGCTCCGGCACTTCCTCACGGAGTGGTGATGGCCGACGAGCAGACGGGGCCCGATCCCCAGCAGCAGCGCAGGCTCGGCCAGATGTCGTTCATGGACCACCTGGGCGAGCTCCGCACGCGGATCATGTGGTGCCTGATCGCCGCGGGCGTGGGTCTCGTCATCGCGTTTTTCATCACGGACCCGGTCATGCGCTTCATCTCGCGGCCGCTGTTGGGCCTGAAGACCGAGCTCGTCTTCACCTCGCCCACCGAGGCCTTCTGGACCTGGATGAAGGTCGCCATGGTGCTGGCCATCTTCATCTCCATGCCCGCCCTTCTCTACCAGGTCTGGAAGTTCGTGTCTCCCGGGCTCCACGAGCACGAGAAGAAGTACGCGGCGCCGTTCATCATCGTGGGCTCGCTGCTGTTCCTGATCGGCGGCGCCTTCGCGATGCTCATCATCATCCCCTACGCCTCGACCTTCCTGGTGACGTTCGGGCAGGAGAAGGGCTGGAAGCCGATGATCACGGTGTCCTCGTACACCGATTTCGTCATCAAGTTCGCCCTGGCCTTCGGCATCGTGTTCGAGCTGCCGGTGGTGATCACCATCCTGGCGCTGATCGGCGTGGTGACGCCGCAGTTCCTCTCGAAGAACCGCAAGTACGCCATTTTGATCAATTTCATTGTTGCAGCGGTCTTGACGCCTACTCCCGACATGATCAACCAGACGCTGATGGCAGGCCCCCTGTGCATCCTCTACGAGATCGGCATCATCTGCGCGCGACTGGCCGTGAGGAAGAAGCGCAAGACGCCGGCGCCTGAGCCGCCTGCGGAGACGACGGCGGCGCCATGAGCCCGCTCGACTTCAACTCGCTCGAGCTGCCCGAGCCGGTGATGCGCGGCATCCGCGACGCCGGCTTCGTCGCGGCGACGCCCATCCAGGAAAGCACGCTGCCGCTCGCGCTCAAAGGCAAGGACGTGGCGGGCCAGTCTCAGACGGGCACCGGCAAGACGGCGGTCTTCCTGATCGCCGCCTTCACCCGCTGCCTGCGCCATCCGGCGCCGGCCAAGAGCGGGCCGACGGCGCCGCGCGTGCTGATCATCGCGCCCACGCGCGAGCTGGTGGTGCAGATCGAGGCGGACGCCCGGCTCCTGGGCGCCCACACGGGGCTCAAGATCCGCGCCGTGTACGGCGGCATCGACTACAACAAGCAGCGCGAGGATCTCAGCGAGGCCTGCGACATCCTGGTGGGCACGCCCGGCCGTCTCATCGATTATCTCAAGCAGCACATCTGGTCGCCCCAGCGCGTCGAGGTCCTCGTCATCGACGAGGCCGACCGCATGTTCGACATGGGCTTCATCGCCGACCTGCGCTTCATCCTGCGCAAGCTGCCCAAGCCCGAGAAGCGGCAGTCCTTCCTCTTCTCGGCGACGCTCTCCTTCCGCGTGCTGGAGCTGACCTGGGAGTTCATGAACAACCCCACCCAGATCTCCGTCACGCCGCTCCAGAAGACCGCCGAGAACGTCGTCCAGGTGCTCTATCACGCCGGGCGCGAGGAGAAGTTCAGCCTGCTCCTGGGGCTCCTCAAACGGGAAGGCGGCAGCCGCATCCTGATGTTCTCCAACACGCGCGAGGAGGCGCGGCGCCTCGAGGACCGATTGGAGCGCAATGGCTGGCAGGCCAAGGCCCTGACCGGTGACGTGGAGCAGAAGAAGCGGCTGAAGATCCTGAACGACTTCAAGAACGGCGAGCTGCCCATCCTCGTGGCGACGGACGTCGCCTCGCGGGGGCTTCACATCGAAGGGGTGACCCACGTCATCAACTGGGACATGCCCCAGGACCCCGAGGACTACGTGCACCGCATCGGCCGCACGGCCCGAGCCGGGGCAACGGGCAAGTCCATCAGTCTGGCGGACGAGACGGGCGCGCTCCAGATCGAGCCCATCGAGAAGTTCATCGGCGAGAAGATTCCCGTCGAATGGGCCGAGGACGATTGGTTCCTGCCCGAGATCAAGCCGACGAGCGAAGAGCGCCGGAAGTACGCCGACGAGAAGCGCGCGCGCATGGCTGCGCGCGGCGGGCGACCGGGAGGCGGCGGAAGAGGCGGACCTGGCGGTGGCCGGGGCGGACCCGGCGGCGGCAGACCGGGCGGCGGCCACGGCGGGCGGCCCGGCGGCGGGCGCCCCCCCGGCCGAGGTCGCTGACGCAAGAGTTTCACCTCCCCCTGCCTCGCGCGGAGCGCGCGCTCGCCGCCCTGCTCGGAGGGCCGTGGCGCGATCTCCTGTACGTCCCCGGGCCCGACTTCACATCAGCTCTTGAGCCCGGCCTCTTTCGCAGCGCTTTCGTGGTCGTCCCGGCCGACGGCCCCGCCATCCGCATTTCCTCGACCGTGATGCCCGCCTTCGGCATCGAGCTGTGCCGCGTCCAGCTCGAGGCGCTGCCGGACTATCGCGCCGAGATGCTCGGCTCCTTCTTCGATCCGGAACGCCGCGGGCGGATCTTCGTGATGACGAAGGAGCGCGAGACCCTGTCCGCGCAGCCGCCCGAGCGGGAGGGCTGGAGCTATGCCGGGCCTTCGCTCGGCGAGCGACTTGGCCGCGTCGAGCGCGTCAGGCTGATCCGGGAGCGCGTGGCGGCGAAGCTCGACGGCCAGGCGGTGGGGTGGACGGCCGATCGCGGGCTGGTCATCGACGTGCCCGCGGGCGAGCCCTGCCTGCTGCTGGCTTCGGCCGAGAGCGCCGAGCAGGCCCTCTTCCTCCCGGTGCCCCGCCTCTATCGTGCGCTTCTGGCTTCGACGTCGGCCGCGCCCGGGGCGACGGCACGCGAGCTCCTGGGCTATGGCGAGTGGCGGGAAGACTTCCAGCTGGCGCTCGAGACGGTCGCGCTCAGCAGCCCCGGGCTCTAGCCCAATGCGCTACATCATGCCCTGCCTGTTGCCGCCGCCGATCGGGGACTATCAGCGCGAGCTGGTCGACGTCATCACAGCACGCTTCGGGCTGACCTTCACCCAGCGTCAGGCGATCCCCGCGCACTTCACCCTCAAGTACCACTTCACGACCCCGGAGATCGGGCAGATCGAAACGCTGCTTGACGACTTGGTTCGGAGGCAACGCAGGACGCCCATTATCGTAGGAGGCTTCGGGCACTTCCTCGAAGACGTCATCTTCGTTGAGGTCGAGCTCTCGCCCTCCGCGCAGCGTGTCTTCGAGGCGCTGGTTTCAGCCTTGAGGACGCTCCCATGGATGTCCTGGGCCCAGTTCGATGCCGAGAACCTGCGCCCCCACATGACGATCGCCGAGCAGTGTCGGCCCCGCTTCCGAGAGGTCTGGGAGTTCCTCAAGCCGCGCGAGCGTCGCTTCACGGCGTGGTTCGACAACATCACGATTCTCAAGAAGGTGGGCGAGACGGACGACATGGACCTGTGGGCCGTCCACAGGAGGTTCGACCTGGGCGACTAAGCGGCGGAGGGGGACTCTAGAAGCGGCGGCGGCTGCCCATCGACTTCTTGCGGAGGCGGAGCGACTTCGGCGTGATCTCGAGCAGCTCGTCCTCGCGGATCCACTCGAGCGACTGCTCGAGGTTCATCAGGTGGGGCGGTGTCAGGCGCACGCCCTCGTCCGAGGTGGACGCGCGCATGTTGGTCAGCTTCTTTTCCTTGGTGATGTTGACGTCGAGGTCGCTGTCGCGGTTGTGCTCCCCGACGACCTGTCCCTCGTAGACCGATTCCCCCGGCCCGACGAAAAGCACGCCGCGCGGCTGGAGATGGTCGATAGCATAGGCGGTCGTTCTGTTCGTGCGATCGGAGACGAGCGCGCCGTTCGCCCGGTGCGGGATATCGCCCTGCCACTCGGCATAGCCGTCGAAGAGGTGGTTCAGCAGCCCCGTGCCGCGGGTGTCCGTGAGGAACTCGGAGCGGTAGCCGATGAGCCCACGCGAGGGCAGGCGGTACTCGAGCCGCACGCGCCCCGTGCCGTGGTTGACCATCTTGGTCATCTGGCCCTTGCGGGGCCCGAGCTTCTGCGTCACCGCGCCGATGAACTCCTCGGGGATGTCCACCACGAGGTGCTCCATCGGCTCGAGCGTCTGGCCCTTCTCTTCCTTCGTGATGATCTGGGGCTTGCTCACTTCCAGCTCGAAGTCCTCGCGCCGGATCATCTCGATCAGGATGGCGAGCTGCAGCTCGCCCCGCCCAGACACCCTGAACGTATCGGGTGAGTCGGTCTCCTCGACGCGGATGCCGACGTTGGTCCGCCGCTCCTTCCAGAGCCGGTCGCGCAGCTGGGTGGACGTGACGAACCTGCCCTCACGCCCGGAGAAGGGCGAGACATTCGACGAGAAGAGCATCGAGACCGTGGGCTCGTCGATGTGCATGACGGGCAGGGCCACGGGGTTCTCGGCGTCGGCCAGGGTCTCGCCGATCTCGACGTTGTCCGTGCCGGCCACGGCCACGAGATCGCCGGCCGAGGCTTCGGCCACCTCGACACGCTTGAGCCCCTCGTAGCCGTAGAGCACCGTGATCTTGGCGCTCTCGGTCGAGCCGTCGCGGTGGACCACCGCCACCCGGTCGTACTGGCGGATCGTGCCGTTGACGATCCGGCCGATCACGAGCCGGCCCACATAGTCGTCCCAGTCAAGCGAGGTGGCGCGGAACTGGAGCCCCATCCCGGGGTCGAAGCGCGGCGGCGGGATCGTGTTGACCAACGTCTCGAAGAGCGGCGCCAGGGTCTTGGAGTCGTCGTCCAGGCTGAGCTTGGCGATGCCCTTGCGCGCGTCGGTGTAGAGGACGGGGAAGTCGAGCTGGTCCTCCGCCGCCTCGAGGTCGATGAAGAGGTCGTAGACCTCGTCGAGCACCAGCGCGGCGCGCGCGTCCTGGCGGTCGATCTTGTTGATGACGACCACCGGGGTCAATCCCGCCTCGAGCGCCTTCTTGAGCACGAAGCGCGTCTGGGGCAGGGGGCCTTCCGCCGCGTCCACCAGCAGCAGCACGCCGTCCACGAGCGTCAGCGTCCGCTCGACCTCGCCGCCGAAGTCGGCGTGGCCGGGGGTATCCACGATGTTGATCTTCATGTCCTTGTAGTGGATGGACGTGTTCTTCGCCATGATGGTGATGCCCTTCTCGCGCTCGAGGTCGATCGAGTCCATGACCCGCTCGACCACGTGCTCATTGGCGCGGAAGATGCCCGACTGCCACAGCATGGCGTCCACGAGGGTGGTCTTCCCGTGGTCGACGTGCGCAATGATGGCGACGTTTCGGATGTCGGGGCGCTGCGGCATGGCTTTCACTGTACCACGGATGGAGTGGCGAACCAGCGCGGCGGTGGGGCATAATGACGCGTCCAACCCGGCGTCCCACGTGCAAGGAGGCTCATTCGTGAAGGCTCGCGTCGCCATCATCGCGCTCGTCGCGCTGTTCGTCACGCTCGTGCTGCCTGTCCCCGGCCCGATCGGGCCCGTCGGCGCCCAGCAGCCGACCCCACCCGCACCCAAGGAAGCCCCCAAAGGAGGCACGAAGGTGAAACAGACGGCCACCATCACCATGGAGAAGGGCGGCGTGATCGCCATCGAATTCTTTCCGGAGGACGCCCCCAAGACGGTGGAGAACTTCGTCACGCTGGCCAAGAAGGGTTACTACGACGGGGTGACCTTCCATCGCGTGGAGCCGAACTTCGTCGTCCAGGGCGGCGACCCCAAGGGCGACGGCACCGGGGGCCCGGGCTACACCATCAAGGACGAGTTCAACAAGCAGAAGCACGTCCGCGGCGTGGTGGCGATGGCGCGGACCCAGGCCCCGAATTCCGCGGGCAGCCAATTTTACTTCACGCTGGCCCCCGCCCACTTCCTCGACGGCCAGTACACCGTCTTCGGCCGGGTCACCTCGGGCATGGAGGTGGTGGACAAGATCAAGGTCGGCGACAAGATGAAGTCGGTGAAGATCAACGAGGCCGCCCAGTAGCGCCATGGCCTGGTCGCTCCTGATCCGGAACGGCACGGTGGTGGACGGCAGCGGCGCGCCCGCGCGTGCCGCCGACGTCGCGGTCGAGGGCGACCGTATCGCGGCGGTGGCGCCCGGGCTGGCCGGCGAGGCGGACCGGGTGATCGACGCCAAGGGTCTCATGGTCGCCCCCGGCTTCATCGACATCCACTCGCACTCGGACCTGGTCTACGACAAGTGCCCGTCGGCCGAGTCCAAGGTGCGCCAGGGCGTGACCACCGAGGTGGTCGGCATGTGCAGCTTCTCGCCGGCCCCGGTCGCTCCGGGCCGCGCGGATCTGGTGCAGGAGTGGGCGGGCGGCATCGGCGGCAAGATACCCATCACCTGGAACACCTTCGGCGAGTACCTCGATCACCTGCGCGGCCTGGGCCCCTCGGTGAACATCGTGCAGTTCGTGGGTCACGGAGCCCTGCGCTTGGCCGCCGTCGGGGCCGCGGCGCGCGCGGTGACACCGGAGGAGCAGCGGGGCATGGAGCGGCTGCTCGCGGAAGCGCTCGACGCGGGCGCCTTCGGCTTCTCCACCGGGCTGGTGTATGCGCCCAGCGTCTACGGCAATACGGAAGAGCTGGTGGGGCTTGCCCGCAGCATGGCGAGCCGGCGCGGGCTCTACTTCTCGCACATCCGAGGCGAGGCGGCCACGCTCGAGCAGGCGGCCCAGGAAGCCATCACGATCGGTGAGCAGGCCGGCGTGCCCGTGCAGATCGCCCACGTGAAGGCCTCGGGCCGCGAGAACTG
It encodes the following:
- a CDS encoding DEAD/DEAH box helicase; the protein is MSPLDFNSLELPEPVMRGIRDAGFVAATPIQESTLPLALKGKDVAGQSQTGTGKTAVFLIAAFTRCLRHPAPAKSGPTAPRVLIIAPTRELVVQIEADARLLGAHTGLKIRAVYGGIDYNKQREDLSEACDILVGTPGRLIDYLKQHIWSPQRVEVLVIDEADRMFDMGFIADLRFILRKLPKPEKRQSFLFSATLSFRVLELTWEFMNNPTQISVTPLQKTAENVVQVLYHAGREEKFSLLLGLLKREGGSRILMFSNTREEARRLEDRLERNGWQAKALTGDVEQKKRLKILNDFKNGELPILVATDVASRGLHIEGVTHVINWDMPQDPEDYVHRIGRTARAGATGKSISLADETGALQIEPIEKFIGEKIPVEWAEDDWFLPEIKPTSEERRKYADEKRARMAARGGRPGGGGRGGPGGGRGGPGGGRPGGGHGGRPGGGRPPGRGR
- the rsmI gene encoding 16S rRNA (cytidine(1402)-2'-O)-methyltransferase gives rise to the protein MTPGTLYVVATPIGNLEDITLRALRVLKEVGLVACEDTRRTRTLLTHFGIHVPVTSYFEHNKLAKGPAILKTLREGKSVALVTDAGTPGISDPGFLLVREAREAGIPVVPVPGPSAVVTALSAAGIPADSFVFDGFLPVKPGKRIHRLEALRGLEMTLVCYESPHRILAALEAIGQVFGQAEIVAARELTKQFEEIIRGTPEALRERFAAGTVRGEFTLVIPYTKGSCPSPKP
- a CDS encoding 2'-5' RNA ligase family protein; translation: MRYIMPCLLPPPIGDYQRELVDVITARFGLTFTQRQAIPAHFTLKYHFTTPEIGQIETLLDDLVRRQRRTPIIVGGFGHFLEDVIFVEVELSPSAQRVFEALVSALRTLPWMSWAQFDAENLRPHMTIAEQCRPRFREVWEFLKPRERRFTAWFDNITILKKVGETDDMDLWAVHRRFDLGD
- the thiD gene encoding bifunctional hydroxymethylpyrimidine kinase/phosphomethylpyrimidine kinase — its product is MSIPKALTIAGSDSGGGAGIQADLKTFSAYRVFGMSVITAVTAQNSVGVQAVEYLPPAFVAHQLSSVLDDFGADAAKCGMLGTAAIVEAVAAGLRAHPVERLVVDPVMTAKSGDALLEPDAVGKVTIRLLPLALVVTPNLPEAEVLAGMPVSSRADMEEAARRIHKLGPRHVLVKGGHLKGDAVDLLYNGRDFTAFQAPRIESDNTHGTGCTFSAAIVAGLAQGRPLGEAVRDAKAYVTRAIREGFALGRGVGALRHFLTEW
- the tatC gene encoding twin-arginine translocase subunit TatC, which produces MADEQTGPDPQQQRRLGQMSFMDHLGELRTRIMWCLIAAGVGLVIAFFITDPVMRFISRPLLGLKTELVFTSPTEAFWTWMKVAMVLAIFISMPALLYQVWKFVSPGLHEHEKKYAAPFIIVGSLLFLIGGAFAMLIIIPYASTFLVTFGQEKGWKPMITVSSYTDFVIKFALAFGIVFELPVVITILALIGVVTPQFLSKNRKYAILINFIVAAVLTPTPDMINQTLMAGPLCILYEIGIICARLAVRKKRKTPAPEPPAETTAAP